The Candidatus Eisenbacteria bacterium genomic interval GCTCTTCTCGGGGACGCTCGACAGCTCGTCGACGAACACCGCCCCTTTGGCCCTCAGATCCTCGACCACGTGGCGATTGTGCACGATCTCGTGGCGAACGTAGATCGGCGCGCCGTAGACCTGGAGCGCCATCTCGACGATATCGATGGCGCGGTCGACGCCCGCGCAGAACCCGCGCGGCGCGGCGATGAACAACTTGGGGGTCTGGTGACTCATGGTGAGCCCGCTCCGGACGGGCGGTTCGCGACTCTACCGGAACGGCTCGCGGGGCGCCAAGAAGGGGACGCCCTTCAGCGCTTGCGGGGCCCCTTCACCGCGGCGCTGTCGCGCGCTGCCTTGGACGCCACCGCCTGCACACTGTCCGCGATGAACAGAGTCCGCAGAGAGTCCGGCGCGCGGGACCGCAGCACGGCGATCAATGCTTCCACCCGCGCCTGCTCGGCGCGGTCACCGACGAACATCTGCTGGCCGGTCCGGAGCTGCTCGAGCGCTTCCCGGGTGCGTCCTCTTCCGGCCAGAGCCATGCCATAGACCACACGCGGCGCGCCCGATCGGGGAGCGACGCGCAAACCTTCCTGGGCCAGGACGAGCGCTTCGTCGTGGCGTCCCAGGTTCTGGAGCAGCTCCACCGCCGAGAGCCGCGCGGCGTGCTCTTCCGGCGCCGTCTTCAACCACCGCCGGTAGGCGTCGACTGCCTCCTCGTCGCGACCGCTCTCGCGCAGCAGCTGGACTTCGGCGAGATGACCCAGCACGAACGACGAGTCCACCTCGGTCGCGCGACGATACGCCGCCAATGCGCTGTCCGCTCGTCCGGCCCGGCGCTCGAGGTTGCCGAGGTTGAACCAGGTGACCGGATCGCGGGGCGAGCGCCGGAGCGCTTCCTGGTACGCGGTGCGGGCCTCGCGCTCCCGGCCCGAAGCGGCCAGCGCGGCGCCGAGGTCGCGATGCTCCTCGGCGGAAGGCGGCGGCAGGGCGATTGCGCGTCGCAGCGCGCGCTCCGCGTCTTTCGGCCGGCTGGCTTTGAGGTACGCCGCCCCGAGCCCGTGCCATGCCAGCCCGTCCTTTGCGTCGCGCCGCGTCACCAACTCGAGCTGCTGGATCGCGCGCGGCGTGTCGCCGGCACGCGTCAGCGCGATGCCGAGCTCACGCGCGGCGTCGCGATGGTCGGGATGCCGCTCGACTTCGGCCGCGAAGCACTTGACCGCCTCTCCCCACTGCGCGCGCGTGTTGAAGAGGAGACCCATGCGGTAGTTCGCGTCGCGCAGATTGGGATCGATCTTCAGGGCGTTCCGATAGGTGACGATCGCCGCGCCGGGATGGTTCTCGCGCTCGTACTGCCTGGCCTTCTCGAACTGAGCGCGCGCCTGCGTGGCGACATCGCCCACCGTGGTGTCGGCCGGATTGGGGCGGCCCGGAATCAGCACCGGGGCCGGCTCCGACTCGGGCGGACTGCTGTCCGCGCGCGACGGGATCCACAACGTCGGCCCGCTCTTGCCGGTCTGCGCACCGATCGAGGGGGCTTCGGCTCCGGCGGAGAGCAGGATCAGGAGAACGAACCCCATGCCGGAGAGGAAACGGCGAGGCCCCGCCGGCGGCGGGGCCCCATGGATGTGCGACGTGATCAACGACCGGAGAAGCTGGGCTTGCGCTTCTCGACGTAAGCGCTCAGCCCCTCCTTGGCGTCCTCGCTCTGGAAGAGCTGCTGCTGGAGCTCGCGCTCGACCGCCAGGGCGCTCTCGAACGGAATCTCCACGCCGCTCTGCACCGAGCGCTTGATCCGGCCGACCGCCTTCGATGCGCGATGAGGAGGACAGAATCCCTCGGCGTATTTCTGGACCTTCTCGATGAACTCGTCGCTGGTGGCCGTCTCCCAGATCTGGTTGACGATGCCGAGCTCCCGCCCTCGTTCGAAGTCGAAGGTCTCGCCGCTCACCATGAGCTCGATGGCGGTGCTCTTGTTGACCAGCCGCGCCAGTCGCTGGGTGCCTCCGGTGCCCGGGAGCACACCGAGCGAGACTTCGGGAAGTCCGAGCTTGCCGGCTCCCTTGCGGGCAATGCGGAGATCGGCCGCCATCGCGATCTCGAGACCGCCCCCCACGGTGTGGCCGTTGAGCGCCGCGATCACCAGCTTGGGAGTGTGCTCGAGTCGGTTGAGCGTCTCGTTGGCGTGGAGGCAGAAGAAGTACTTGAAGGTCGGGTTCACCGTCTTGAGCATGTTGATGTTGGCGCCGGCGCAGAAGAACTTTTCCCCCGCCCCGCGCAGCACCACGACATGCACGTTCTCGTCGAAGCGCGCCTGCAGGATGGCGTCGTCGAGGTCGCGCATCATCTCGTACGTGTAGGTGTTGGCGGGCGGATCCACGAGCTCGATCCACGCCACCCCGTTCTTGACCCGGTAATCCGCCAGCTTCTTGGCCGTGGTGCTCTCCATTGAGGGGGCCTCTCCGTTTCGCGTCGACGACGAGCGGCCGCTGGGGCCGCGGTGGTTCACAGGAAGATCGCGAGTATAAGGGGATCGGGTACCCGATAAAAAACATTGAACCGCAGCGCCGGGCGGTTCATCGTATATCTACGATAAACGATCCGAGGCTCGACAAACCCTGGGAGAGAGCATGAGCCCAAGCCCGACCGCCCCTGCCCGTGGGGGGAAACGCGGCGCGAGATCAGAAGCCACCGCGAAAGATCTCGACCTGGCCCGGCTGGCCAAGGCGCTCGGTCACCCGGCGCGAGTCGCGATCCTGAAGTTCCTGAGCGCGAGCGGGGAGTGTCAATGTGGCTCGATCGTCGACCAGCTTCCCCTGGCCCAGGCGACGGTGTCCCAGCACTTGAAGGTCCTGAAAGGCGCAGGATTGGTCCGCGGCACGATCGATCCGCCGCGCGTCTGTTACTGCGTGAACCCTGAAGCGGTCCAGCGGCTCAAGACGCTGGTCGAGGAGCTATGAGATGAGTGACGCACCCACCCCGATGGAACCCGTTTCGGAAGCCTGCTGCGACTCCACATGCTGTGGCGGCGAAGCGTCCCGTCACGAGCCTTTGCCTGCCGCGCTCGAATCGTCCGCCGACGTGCGCAACGCCGTGCGCGAGCGCTATGGCGCGATCGCCGAAGGCCGGTCGGCCGGATGCTGCGGGACCGAGTGCGGCTGCAACGGCGGCTCCATCGAAGGCGTGCTCGAGCAGATTGGTTACACGTCGGAGCAGATCGAAAGCATCCCCGCGGAGTCGAACCTCGGCCTGGGATGCGGCAGTCCGCTCCGCGGGGTGGCGCTGCGGCCTGGTGACGTGGTCCTCGATCTCGGCTCCGGCGCCGGTCTCGACGTGTTCCTGGCGGCTCGCGCGGTGGGTCCCCAAGGCCGGGCCATCGGCGTGGACATGACCCCTTCCATGGTCGAGCGCGCCCGGTCCGTGGCCGCCCGTCACGGCATCGACAACGCCGAGTTCCGGCTCGGCGAGATCGAGCATCTGCCGGTGGCCGACGCGAGCGTCGATCTGGTCATCTCCAACTGCGTGGTGAATCTCTCACCGGACAAGGGCCAGGTGTTTCGTGAGGCGTATCGCGCGCTGAAGCCCGGGGGGCAGATGGTGGTGAGCGATCTCGTTCTGGATCGGGTCTTGTCACCCGAGCTCAGACGATCGGTGGACCTGTACGTCGGTTGCGTGGCCGGCGCGGCGCTGCGCGAGGAATACCTGCGGTTGGTCCGCGAGGGCGGGTTCGGCGACGTGACGATCGTCCACGAGTCGGGCTATGACCCCGGACTCTCCGATCTGCCCGAAGAGAGTCCCGAGCGCGCGGCTTTCGGGGCGGTGCGATCGATCACCGTGGCCGCGCGCAAAGGTTGAGGCGGTTTGTATTTCCTTGCTCTCCCCAGGGAGAGTAGGGAGTTGCAGAGGAGCACTGCGTCGCGCTATTCGAACCGAGTCGCTCCCGAAGCGAGGGCCTCGCTGGTAAAGCGTGGCGAGCGCTTCTCGAGGAAAGCGCGGGTTCCCTCGGCCACGTCGGCGCTGGCCCAACACGAGCGCTGAGCGTCGATCTCCGTCTCGAGGCACTCGGCGAGCGAACGCTCGAGCGAAGCCGTCAGCGTGCGCTTGGTGAGCCGAACGCTGGTCTGAGGTGCCGAAGCCAGCCGCGAGGCGACGGCGCGGACCTCGTCGGCGAATTGCTCGTGCGCCACGACGCGATTGACGAGCCCGATGCGCAAGGCTTCCTGAGCGTCGATCAGCTCTCCGAGCCAGCACAGCTCGAGAGCCTTGGCGAGGCCCACGAGCCTCGGCAAGTGATACGCGCCGCCCCAGTCGATGTGCAGTCCGAGGCGCACGAACGTCTCTCCGAGGACGGCGCGGTCCGAGGCGATGCGCAGATCGCAACCGAGCGCCAGGTTGAGCCCGCCGCCGGCCGCGGGACCATTGATGGCGGCCAGTGTCGGGATCGGCAGCGCCGCCAGCCGGCGGGCCGCGAGACGCCCGGCCTCCAGCATGGGAAGGAACTCCTCGTAGGAAGCATCTCGGGATTTGAGGTCGGCCATGTGCTGGATGTCGCCGCCGGCCGAGAACGCTCGTCCCGCGCCGGTGATCACCAACACCCTGACTTCGGCGTCGGCGGCCACACGGTCGAGTGCCGGCACGAGCGCGTCCCGCATGTCGTCCTTGAAGGCATTGAGCTTCTCGGGACGATTGAGGGTGAGGGTGGCGACACGGTCCGCGACGGCGAGCTCGACGAGTTCCGACATGGGTCCTCCGGGAATGGAATCGGACGGGACGGCCGGGCAGGGCAAGGTCGATGGCCGTTGGGCAGGCTACTTCTTTCACTGCTTCCTGACGATGACGTGGGCGGCGGAGCTTCGCGAATGCTCTGCCGGCGCGCTCGGCTCCGATTGCGGGCCCCGAGCGGCGCGTGCGAGAATCGCGGACATGATGCCTCTTCGGACCCGCCTCCGAAGCGACCGGTTGCGCGCCTTCGGGATCGTGGTGATCGCCGTTCTGGCGCTCGCCTCGGCGGGTCACATCTGGCATCACCTCACCGACGAAGCGTGCGAGAACCCGCGGGATGCCTTCCCCCATCCGTGCGCTCAATGCGCCGGTCTTCACGGCGGCGTCGTGGCGGAAGCCATCCAGGCCGCGCCCGCTCCGCGTCTCGTCGATCACGCCGCGGTCTTCCTGGGTCAGGACCTCGATCGCGTCGAACAGTCGCGCGGCACCGCTTCTCCCAGGGCCCCGCCTCTCTCCTAGAGCTCGACGGCGAGCGCCTCGCGCTTCCCGTCCTTTCCGGCCTCGCCGACGAATGCCGCGAGGCCAGACCTCTTGCTCTTGGAGACACAGGAGGACTGTGTGCTCGCTCGCCATCCCTTCTTCGGAGGGGTGCTACGCCTGCTTCCCGCGCTGACGCTCCTCACATGGGCGGCGACGGCCCGTGCCGGCGTCACCAATCCGAACATCTCCATCGTGGGACAGCCGTTTTCGCGTTGGACCGACGACGAAGGCGATCCCGCCGCCCGGCGCGCCACGCTCGACGTCGGGGAAACCGAGGTGATCTATGACGACTACCTCAACCCGTACGCGCGCGGCTTCTTCACGCTGGCGTTCACGCCGGAAGAAGTTGGAGTGGAGGAGGCATACTTCACGCTGCTGCGTGGCTTGCCCGCCGGGCTCACGATCAAGGGCGGAAAGTACCGCGTCGAGTTCGGCAAGCTGAATCCCCTGCATCCGCACGCGGTGCCCTTCGCGGAGCGCCCCCGTGTGCTCGCGGCGTACCTGCCGGGCGAGGCGTCGTTCAACGAAACCGGCCTCCAGCTCTCCGGCCGCCTTCCGAGTCCGGGGGATTGGGCGATCACGGTTTCGGCCGACTGGCTGAAGGGCGACTCCTACCTCATCGATCGCGAATCTTCGGGTGATCCGACCGATCCGCTCGAGCTGGGGGGCGACGACCGCGCCGGCGAGCCGCGGCCCGCAGGAATCGGCCGGCTGTCGGCCTTCGTGCCGATCGACGACCGCTCCGGCCTCGAGCTCGGGGTCTCCGGGACCCAGGGCACCAACAACGTGGCGGCTGCGACCAGGACCACCGTGTGGGGCGGCGACGCCAAGCTCAAGCTGTGGACGTCGGCCAATGCCTATCTCCTCCTCCAGGCCGAGGTCCTCAGCCTGGACCGCGAGAACGCGGCATGGGATCCGGCGGCGGCGAGCTACACGAAGTCGACGGTGACGCCGTTCGGCGGCTACGTGTACGCCGACTACAACTTCGATACCCGTTACAACGTCGGCGCCTCGTACGAACACTTCCAGGAGCCGACCTCGAGCCAGGCCACCCACCAGACATTCGGCGTGTTCGCCGGCCTGGCGCTGCTCGAAGAGTCCACCGCGTTCCGACTGGACTGGAACCACTCGATGCCGGGCAGCGGGTCGTCGTTCCCCGGCGAAGTGAACACGGTCACCTTCCGCGTCATCTTTTCCATGGGCCCTCACAAGGCCCATCAGTTCTAGGAGACTCGTCATGAAGACATGGCTCGCGGCGCTCGCGCTGGGCGCGTCGCTCCTCTGGCCGATCGAGGCCGGAGCGAAGATTCGAGTCGCTGCTTCGATCAACGACCTGGCGTCGATCGCGAACAGTGTGGGCGCCGATCAGGTCGAGGTGTTCGCGATCGCGCGCCCGAACACCGACGTTCACCGTGTCGAGGCCTTGCCCTCGTACATGGTCAAGGTCTCGCGCGCGCAGATCTACCTCAAGGTCGGACTCCAGCTCGACCAGTGGGCGGACCCGATCATCGACGGATCGCGCAACCAGCGACTCACGATCGTGGACTGCTCGCAGGGCGTGCGCGTCCTCGAGGTCCCGACCGGACGAGTCGACGCCTCGATGGGCGACGTGCATCCCAACGGCAATCCTCACTACTGGCTCGACCCCAGGAACGGCGGCGTCATCGCCCGCACCATCGCCGAGGCCTTCGCCAGGCAGGATCCCGCGCACGCGGCGGATTTCCGAAGCCGGGCCGAGGCCTTTGCCCGGGACGCGGAGGCGACGTGGAAGAAGGGCGTGCAGACCGCGTCTTCGCTGCCGAGCAAGGTGGTGTTCACCTACCACCGCTCGTGGTCCTACTTCGCAGACGCCTTCGGTCTCGAAGTCGCGGCCACCGCCGAGCCGGTGCCGGGGATCCCTCCGACCGCGCGGCATCTGGCCGATCTCGTGCAGATCGCCAAGTCCCGCGGCGTGCGCGTTCTGATCAAGGAGCCTTACTTCCAGACCGACGCGTCGAAGTTCCTCGAGCGGCAGGCTTCGGTGAAGACCGCGGCCGCAGCCCCCTCCTGCGACTTGCCCGCGGCCGGAAGCTACTTGGCCCGCTTCGGCACCGTGCTCCAGGCCGTGATCGCGGCTTCGGGCAGAGGCACCCCATGATCGAGGCCATTTCGTTGCCGTTCTTCCAGATCGCCGCGATCTCGGTGCTGGTGCTGGCGGGCATTCATGCCTACCTCGGCTTTCACATCGTGCGGCGCGGCGTGCTGTTCGTGGATCTCGCGCTCGCGCAGATGGCGGCGCTCGGCGTCGCGCTCGGCATCGTGCTCGGCCTCGAGCACAACGAGACAGCGTCCTACCTGCTGGCGCTCGGGATGACGTTCATCGGTGCGGCGGTGTTCTCCTGGCTCCGCGGACGGGCGCGCAACGTGCCGCTCGAAGCCTTCATCGGCGTTGTGTTCGCGACGGCGCAGGCGCTGGTCTTCCTGGTGCTGGAGAAGAGCCCCGCCGGTCCGGAGCACCTGAAGGAGACGCTGGTCGGCACGCTCTATACGGTCGATCCGCATCACATCGCATGGGTCGCCGTTCTCTATACGGCCATCGGACTGGTGCACTTCTTCCTCCGAAAGCCGTTCTTCGAGATCACCACGGATCCCCAGGGGGCGCGCGCCCGCGGGCGGCGCCTCTTCCTGTGGGACCTGCTCTTCTACGCCACCTTCGGATTCGTGGTGACGTCAGCAGTGCAGATCGCGGGCGTGCTGCTGGTGTTCGGTCTGCTCGTCATCCCGGCGATCGCCGGCGTCATGGCGACATCGCGCACGGTTCCCGCGCTGGTGGTGGGCTGGATCTTCGGCATCGCGGCCGGCTTCGTGGGACTGATCGGCTCGGTGCAGCTCGACCTCCCGGCGGCGCCGAGCGTCCTCGTTTCTCTGACCGCGATGCTTCTACTCCAGGGACTGCTGCTGTCGGTCGTGAGGCGGGGGCGATCGCAGGCCGCTCGAGCGTAATGGGCGCGGCACTGCGTTCGTTTCGTCTCACACCAGTTCGACCGCCAGGAGTGACACGTCGTCGCGCAAGCCGCGCCCGCTCCAATCCCGGACCTCGCGCATGAGCTCTGCCGTTCCGCCCGACAGGCTGCGGTGCCGGTGGCGCCGCAACCCAGTGAGGACCCGCTCGCGCCCGAACTCGGCGCCCGAGGCATCCACGGCTTCGACGACGCCATCCGAGGCGAAGTAGAGACGGCTCCCGGCCGCGAGCGACACCCGGTGGTCGCGATACGTCGCATCGGGCAGCACGCCGATCGGAAGATCGAAGCGCCGGATCTCCTCGGGCTCGCCGCCGCGCGGCACGTGGAACGGCGCGCCCTGGCCCGCGGAGACGAAGCGCAGCTCGCGCCTGGGCACGTCGAGGATCCCGTAGACCATCGTGAAGTACTGTCCGGAGTCGGAGTCCATCGGGAACATCCGGTTGAGCCGGGCGGCGACTCGGCGCGGCGACACCAGACGAGGCGTCCTGCGTCCGTTGCGCGCGGCCTCGACCAGGAGAGCCCCGGGCATCGGGTAAGGGCGTAGGGCGTGGTGGAGCGCCACCGACAACATCGCGGCCTTCACGCCGTGTCCGCTGACGTCGATGAGGTAGAACCCCAGGTGCTCCGCATCGAGCGCGAACACGTCGAGCGTGTCCCCTCCGAGACGCTCGCAGGGCTCCACCGACCATGCCACCCGGACGCCTTCGATGGCGGGTGGCGCGGCGGGAAGCAGCGATCGCTGCATGTCGGCCGCGGCTTCGAGGTCCGCTCGCATGCGCGCATTCGCGCGCCGGAGGTGTTCTTCCGCGGCGCGACGGTCAGTGACGTCGCGCAGCAGCGCGATCAGGTAGCTCCCCGTGCTGAGACCCACGACCGAGGCGGAGATTTCCGTGGCGCGGCGTTCCCCGGTGCGCGTCCGGCATTCGACTTCGATGGTGGACCCCATCCCGCGTTCGAGCACCTGGCGTGCGAATGCCTTCAGCTCGTGCGGGTCGTCGGGATAGAGACCCATGAGAGGCATGGACAGGAGCTCGGCATGCTCGTATCCCAGCATCTCGCAGGCGCGGTGGTTGACGTCAACGATCCGGTCGCTGGACGGATCCACCACCAGGATCCCGTCGTTCGAGTGATCGAAGATCTTGCGCAGCGCGTCCTCGCTGCGAACCAGCGCCTCTGCGGCGCGCTCGGCGGCGCGGTTCCAGGCCTCGAGCTCGGCGACTCGAGCGCGCAGTCGATCGAGCTCCAGCGTCGAGTCTTCGATCGACGAAACAGCCATCAAGGCCAAGGTGCACCTCGCTCGCGGTGAGAGGTTGCTGCGGGTGGATGCCGATGGGTGAGATACGTGGATGGTCGGAGACAGATGCCTGCGCCGGACGAGCGCACCCTCCCGGGCCACGTGCGCGGAGGCCTGACAGATGCTTTACTCCCGCGCCATGAAACCTGACCGCTATCGGCTCTATGAAGCATCCGTGCAAGATGTCGAGTTCGATCTGGATTTCCTGCGCAGCATCTACAAGCGCAAACGCGGCACGCCCTTCGAGCGGCTGCGCGAAGATTTCTGCGGCACCGCCCGGCTGGCCTCGACGTGGGTCGAGCGCAAGGCCACGCGCCAGGCATGGGCGGTCGATCTCGACCGCCGACCCATCGACTGGGCCCGGACCCATCACTTGCCGCTGATCGGCGGCGCCGCTCGCAGATTTCGCTTCGTGCGCGCCGACGTTCGTCGCGCGCGCACCCCGAAGGTGGATGTCGTGGTGGCGCTCAATTGCTCGTACTGGGTGTTCAAGCAGCGCGCCCAGCTCGTGGAGTACTTCCGCAGCGTGCGGCGCTCGCTGGCGCCGCGAGGGCTCATGGTGCTCGATGCATTTGGAGGCGATCGAACGTTGCGGGAGATGGTCGAACGCCGCCGCATACGCGGCATTCGCACGCGGACCGGCGAGCGAGTTCCGGCTTTCACCTACGTCTGGGAGCAGAAGAGCTTCAATCCCATCGACTACAACCTGCACGCCGCAATCCACTTCGAGCTCGATGATGGCACCGAGCTGCGCAACGCCTTCAAGTACGATTGGCGCGTGTGGGGACTGCCGGAGATCGACGAGGCGCTGCGCGAGGCCGGGTTCCGCGAGGTCCAGGTCTACGTGCAAGGCTGGGACGATGAGACGAACAAGGCGCTCAGTGTCTTTCGCCGTCGGGTGCGATTCGTGAACCAGGAAGCCTGGCTCGCCTTCATCATCGGCGTGAAGTGACGGCTCGCGTCCGTCGCCTCCGAGGATGATCGACAGCCCGGTGAGGCTCGCGGAGGCGTCGAGGGTTGCCTAGCCGCTCCCGAGCACGATCTCACCGGTGTCCGAGAGGTCGAACTGTTCCGCCAGCGGATGGATCGGCAATCCCGGCATCCGCAGGATCTCACCGGTAATGGGAACCAGGAACCCCGCGCCCGCCGCGAGCTGGATCTCGCGCACGGTGACCAGGAAGTCCTTGGGCCGTCCCAGCAAGGCGGGGTTGTCCGAGAGCGATTGCTGGGTCTTGGCGATGCACACCGGGAGCTTGTCGTAACCCAGCTTGGCGAGCGCCGCCTTGTCGCGGCGCGCGCGCGCGTGGTAATCGACGGCCTCCGCGCCGTACATCTCGGCGGCGACCGTGGCGATTTTCTTCTCGATCGGATCGTTCCAGTCGTAGAGCGGGCGGAAGTGCGGCTTGGCCCGCTTCGCCACCGCCCACACCGCTTCGGCCAGCTCGCAACAGCCCTCGCCGCCTCCGCTGAAGGGCTGGGCGCTGACCGCCGTGAGCCCGTGCACCTCGCAGTGCTCGCGGACCAGCGCGACCTCGTCCTCGGTGTCGGTGGGGAATCCGTTGATCGCCACCACGCAGCGCTGCTCGAACTTTCGGATGTTCTCGATGTGCTTGTCGAGGTTCTCGAGTCCGCGCCGGACGGCCTCGCAGTTGGGCGTGCCGATGTCGTCCATCGGGACGCCGCCATGCATCTTGAGCGCGCGCACCGTGGCCACCAGCACGGTGCAGCACGGGGCAAAACCTCCGTAGCGGCAATTGATATCGAAGAACTTCTCGGCTCCGAGCTCGAAGGCGAAGCCCGCCTCGGTCACCACGGCCTCCGCGTAGGCCATCGCCATGCGGGTGGCGGTGATCGAATTGGTGCCGTGGGCGATGTTGGCGAACGGACCACCGTGCACCACCGCGGGACATCCTTCGGTCGTCTGCACGAGGTTCGGCTTGATCGCGTCCCGCAGGAGCGCCGCCATGGCGCCCACCGCGTGGAGGTCCGAGGCTTTCACCGGCGTTCCATCCGGGCGGTAGCCGACCACGATGCGCCCCAGGCGCTGCTTGAGGTCGGGGATGCCGTCGGCGAGGCACAGGATCGCCATCACCTCGCTGGCCGCCGAGATGTCGAAGCCGGTCTCGCGTGGGACGCCTTCGCTTCTTCCGCCCAGGCCGATCACGATGTCACGCAGCGCGCGGTCGTTCATGTCGAGCGCGCGCTTCCACACCACGCGGCGCGAGTCCATGCCGAGCGGGTTTCCGTGGTGGAGCGAGTTGTCCACCATCGCGGCCAGCAGATTGTGCGCGCTCGAGACCGCGTGGATGTCGCCGGTGAAGTGGAGATTGACGTCGATTGCCGGCTCCACCTGCGAGCGTCCGCCGCCGGAGCCTCCACCCTTGAGCCCGAGATAGGGACCGAGGGATGGCTCACGCAGCGCGGCCATCGCCCGAACGCCGCTCTTGCAGAGTCCCTGCACCAGGCCGACCGAGGTGGTGGTCTTGCCTTCGCCCGCGGGAGTGGGCGTGATCGCGGAAACCAGGATGAGCCGCGCTTCGAGCTTCTTGCCGTCGAGCGCGCTCAGCGAGATCTTCGCCTTGTGTTTCCCGTAAGGCTCGAGATGACGTGAATCGAGCCCCAGCGCTTCGGCAACCTCGGTGATTGGCCTCATGCGGATCGCGACTATAGCGCAGCCCGGCATTCGGTCGTATGGGACCGATGGACCAGTCCGTTACGCTGTCCAGAAATGCCCGAGCTTCCGGATGTCACCCTCTATGTGGAGCACCTCGAGCGGCGCCTGATCGGGCAGCCGTTGGAGCGCGTCCGCATCTCCGGGCTCAACCTGCTGCGCACCGTGGAGCCGAGCTCGGACGATGCCGTCGGTCAACGGGTGCGCGAGCTGCGCCGGCTGGGCAAGCGCATCGTGATCGGGTTCGAGAACGATCTCTTCTTCGTCCTCCATCTGATGATCGCGGGCAGGCTTCACTGGAAAGAGCGCGGCGCGACCGCGGCCGGCAAGACCGGACTCGCGGCATTCGACTTTCCCCACGGGACGCTGACGCTGACCGAGGCCGGCACCAAGAAACGCGCCGGGCTTCACGTCGTCCAGGGCGAAGCCGCGGTCCAGGCGCTCGACCCGGGCGGCATCGAGCCGCTCACGTGCAAGCTCGAGGAGTTCGAGGCTGCGCTCACGCGAGGGAACCACACGCTGAAGCGTGCGCTCACCGATCCCCATTACTTCTCGGGAATCGGCAACGCGTACTCCGACGAGATCCTGCACCGTGCCCGGCTCTCACCCCTGGCCTCGTCCACACGGCTCGCCCCCCACGAGGTGAAGCGGCTTTGGCAGGCGGTCCGTACGGTGCTGGCCGAATGGACGGAGCGGCTCAGGTCGCAGTTCGGCGACGAGTTCCCGGAGAAGGTCACCGCGTTCCGCCCCGAGATGGCCGTGCACGGCAAGTACAGGAAGCCCTGCCCGGTGTGCGGCTCACCCGTGCAACGGATCGTCTATGCCGACCATGAGACCAACTACTGCGCGCGTTGCCAGACGGAAGGCCGGCTGCTGGCCGATCGCTCGCTGTCCCGCCTGCTCAAGTCGGATTGGCCGCGCACGCTCGAGGAGCTGGCGGACTAGGTCGCGGGACCAGCGACTCGCGTCTTGAGCCAGGCCGCGCGCAGGCCATACACCGCGAGCCCGAGCAGCAGCGCGATCACGATATCGCGCAGCTCGTTCACGCTGCTCCGGGTCATCAGCACGAGGCACGCGATCACCGTGAAGGGCACGACCACGGCCGCTGCGGGAACGACGAACGGCGCGGCTTCCGGCTCGCGGCGGCGCAGCGGGAAGACCGCGAGCGCGGTGACGAGGTACTGGACCAGCCGAGTGATCACGTTGAGACCGAGGAGATAGGTGAAGGTTCCCGTGATCGCCAGCGCCACGCCGCCGGTGGTGATCACCACGATCGCCGCCAACGGGGTGAGGAAGCGCGGGTGCAGCCCCGCCAGGGATGCCGGCATGTGCCCGCGCTCGGCCATCGCGAACAGCACGCGCGGACCTGCGAGCGTGGAGCCGGCGAGCGTGCCCAGCGTCGACACGAATGCTCCGAGCGCGATCACGCCCCCACCCACGCCACCGGCGAATCGAGCCGCCGCGTCGGCCAGCGGCCGCTTCGAGCTGGCCAGCTCCGGAAGTGTTCCAATGCATACGGTCTGGATCAGGACGTAGAGCAGCGTCGCCGCTCCGATTCCCATGAGCAGGGCGAACGGGGCGTCACGGCGGGGGTTCTTCATCTCTCCTGCCGTCACCACCG includes:
- a CDS encoding metal ABC transporter permease, with the translated sequence MIEAISLPFFQIAAISVLVLAGIHAYLGFHIVRRGVLFVDLALAQMAALGVALGIVLGLEHNETASYLLALGMTFIGAAVFSWLRGRARNVPLEAFIGVVFATAQALVFLVLEKSPAGPEHLKETLVGTLYTVDPHHIAWVAVLYTAIGLVHFFLRKPFFEITTDPQGARARGRRLFLWDLLFYATFGFVVTSAVQIAGVLLVFGLLVIPAIAGVMATSRTVPALVVGWIFGIAAGFVGLIGSVQLDLPAAPSVLVSLTAMLLLQGLLLSVVRRGRSQAARA
- a CDS encoding SpoIIE family protein phosphatase, with amino-acid sequence MAVSSIEDSTLELDRLRARVAELEAWNRAAERAAEALVRSEDALRKIFDHSNDGILVVDPSSDRIVDVNHRACEMLGYEHAELLSMPLMGLYPDDPHELKAFARQVLERGMGSTIEVECRTRTGERRATEISASVVGLSTGSYLIALLRDVTDRRAAEEHLRRANARMRADLEAAADMQRSLLPAAPPAIEGVRVAWSVEPCERLGGDTLDVFALDAEHLGFYLIDVSGHGVKAAMLSVALHHALRPYPMPGALLVEAARNGRRTPRLVSPRRVAARLNRMFPMDSDSGQYFTMVYGILDVPRRELRFVSAGQGAPFHVPRGGEPEEIRRFDLPIGVLPDATYRDHRVSLAAGSRLYFASDGVVEAVDASGAEFGRERVLTGLRRHRHRSLSGGTAELMREVRDWSGRGLRDDVSLLAVELV
- a CDS encoding class I SAM-dependent methyltransferase — translated: MLYSRAMKPDRYRLYEASVQDVEFDLDFLRSIYKRKRGTPFERLREDFCGTARLASTWVERKATRQAWAVDLDRRPIDWARTHHLPLIGGAARRFRFVRADVRRARTPKVDVVVALNCSYWVFKQRAQLVEYFRSVRRSLAPRGLMVLDAFGGDRTLREMVERRRIRGIRTRTGERVPAFTYVWEQKSFNPIDYNLHAAIHFELDDGTELRNAFKYDWRVWGLPEIDEALREAGFREVQVYVQGWDDETNKALSVFRRRVRFVNQEAWLAFIIGVK
- a CDS encoding formate--tetrahydrofolate ligase, whose product is MRPITEVAEALGLDSRHLEPYGKHKAKISLSALDGKKLEARLILVSAITPTPAGEGKTTTSVGLVQGLCKSGVRAMAALREPSLGPYLGLKGGGSGGGRSQVEPAIDVNLHFTGDIHAVSSAHNLLAAMVDNSLHHGNPLGMDSRRVVWKRALDMNDRALRDIVIGLGGRSEGVPRETGFDISAASEVMAILCLADGIPDLKQRLGRIVVGYRPDGTPVKASDLHAVGAMAALLRDAIKPNLVQTTEGCPAVVHGGPFANIAHGTNSITATRMAMAYAEAVVTEAGFAFELGAEKFFDINCRYGGFAPCCTVLVATVRALKMHGGVPMDDIGTPNCEAVRRGLENLDKHIENIRKFEQRCVVAINGFPTDTEDEVALVREHCEVHGLTAVSAQPFSGGGEGCCELAEAVWAVAKRAKPHFRPLYDWNDPIEKKIATVAAEMYGAEAVDYHARARRDKAALAKLGYDKLPVCIAKTQQSLSDNPALLGRPKDFLVTVREIQLAAGAGFLVPITGEILRMPGLPIHPLAEQFDLSDTGEIVLGSG
- a CDS encoding DNA-formamidopyrimidine glycosylase family protein, translated to MPELPDVTLYVEHLERRLIGQPLERVRISGLNLLRTVEPSSDDAVGQRVRELRRLGKRIVIGFENDLFFVLHLMIAGRLHWKERGATAAGKTGLAAFDFPHGTLTLTEAGTKKRAGLHVVQGEAAVQALDPGGIEPLTCKLEEFEAALTRGNHTLKRALTDPHYFSGIGNAYSDEILHRARLSPLASSTRLAPHEVKRLWQAVRTVLAEWTERLRSQFGDEFPEKVTAFRPEMAVHGKYRKPCPVCGSPVQRIVYADHETNYCARCQTEGRLLADRSLSRLLKSDWPRTLEELAD